A window of Panicum virgatum strain AP13 chromosome 8K, P.virgatum_v5, whole genome shotgun sequence contains these coding sequences:
- the LOC120644685 gene encoding UDP-glycosyltransferase 72B1-like — translation MEDTTSTTKTKGPAAHVALLATPGMGHLIPLAELAKRLAARHGATATLFTFASTASPTQRAFLASLPPAVDARALPPVDLSDLPPGTPNEALMSEECARSVPALAAALAELRGRAAAPLVAFVTDLFGVDAFVAARAAGVGRRWLFFPGSLHALTLFLHLPELAASIPGEFRDLDEPLRLPGCVPIPGPDVISPLQDRLSPAYGQMVRLAGLFLDADAILVNSFEAVEPEVAMVLQQPKLGRPSVHPIGPLILPADSGAGDTAPRAACLEWLDRQPAKSVIFVSFGSGGALPAEQMRELALGLELSGQRFLWVVRSPSDEGSLSGNYYDAESKKDPFPYLPEGFVERTRSVGLVVPSWAPQTEVLAHGSTGGFLTHCGWNSTLESLVHGVPMVAWPLYAEQRLNAVMLAQGVGAAVRLPEAKDKEAIAAAVREVMVGEGKGAAVWAKVAELRKAAAEGIRGGGAATTALDKMVENWAGEK, via the coding sequence ATGGAAGACACCACGAGCACGACGAAGACGAAGGGCCCGGCGGCGCACGTGGCGCTGCTGGCGACGCCGGGGATGGGCCACCTGATCCCGCTGGCCGAGCTGGCCAAGCGCCTCGCCGCGCGGCACGGCGCCACGGCGACGCTCTTCACCTTCGCGTCCACGGCGTCGCCCACGCAGCGCGCGTTCCTCGCATccctgccgccggccgtcgACGCCCGCGCGCTGCCGCCCGTCGACCTCTCCGACCTTCCGCCCGGCACCCCCAACGAGGCGCTCATGTCCGAGGAGTGCGCGCGCTCCGTcccggcgctcgccgccgcgctcgcggaGCTCCGGggccgggccgccgcgccgctggtGGCGTTCGTCACCGACCTCTTCGGTGTGGACGCCTTCGTCGCGGCCCGGGCCGCCGGGGTGGGGCGGAGGTGGCTCTTCTTCCCCGGCAGCCTCCACGCGCTCACGCTCTTCCTCCACCTCCCCGAGCTGGCCGCCTCCATCCCTGGCGAGTTCCGCGACCTGGACGAGCCGCTGCGGCTGCCGGGGTGCGTGCCCATCCCGGGGCCCGACGTCATCTCGCCGCTCCAGGACAGGTTGAGCCCCGCCTACGGCCAGATGGTCCGCCTCGCCGGGCTCTTCCTCGACGCCGACGCCATCCTCGTCAATTCCTTCGAGGCGGTCGAGCCGGAGGTCGCCATGGTGCTTCAGCAACCCAAGCTCGGCCGGCCGTCGGTGCACCCTATCGGCCCGCTGATCCTACCAGCGgacagcggcgccggcgacacagCGCCTCGCGCAGCATGCCTGGAGTGGCTCGACCGGCAGCCAGCCAAGTCGGTCATCTTCGTCTCGTTCGGCTCCGGCGGTGCCCTGCCGGCGGAGCAGATGCGCGAGCTCGCGCTCGGTCTGGAGCTCAGCGGGCAGCGCTTCCTCTGGGTGGTGCGGAGCCCCAGCGACGAGGGCTCGCTGAGCGGCAACTACTACGACGCCGAGAGCAAGAAGGACCCCTTCCCCTACCTCCCCGAGGGGTTCGTGGAGAGGACGAGGAGCGTGGGGTTAGTGGTGCCCTCGTGGGCCCCGCAGACGGAGGTGCTAGCCCACGGGTCCACCGGAGGGTTCCTGAcgcactgcgggtggaactcgacGCTCGAGAGCCTCGTGCACGGCGTGCCGATGGTGGCGTGGCCGCTGTACGCCGAGCAGCGGCTGAACGCGGTGATGCTGGCGCAAGGGGTGGGGGCGGCGGTGCGGTTGCCGGAGGCGAAGGACAAGGAGGCgatcgcggcggcggtgagggaggTGATGGTGGGGGAAGGGAAGGGAGCGGCGGTGTGGGCGAAGGTGGCGGAGCttaggaaggcggcggcggaaggtaTCCGCGGTGGCGGTGCGGCGACCACCGCACTAGACAAGATGGTGGAGAACTGGGCAGGGGAGAAGTAG
- the LOC120644686 gene encoding receptor-like protein EIX2 codes for MFDGDIPDNITYLTRLQYLNLAANNISGLVPPSLSNLVGMTLKHRSSPNDDSYSFDESQDIFSLVTKHEVLKYGAHGLVDVIGIDLSLNRLTGGIPNEITSLSILSNLNLSWNHLSGNIPDNIGSMKLMESLDLSRNNFSGEIPPSLSDLTYLSYLDLSYNNLSGMIPSGRQLDTLYTENPSMYSGNNDLCGPPLLRNCSEKRASEHGNQQETKKDPDFVIFYYGLESGFVVAFWVVFCALLFKKAWRVAYFSFVDLLYDKLNMFVVVICCIYIARRKTKN; via the coding sequence ATGTTTGATGGAGATATTCCGGACAACATCACATATCTTACCCGACTTCAGTACTTGAATTTAGCAGCCAACAATATATCAGGTTTAGTTCCTCCATCTCTGTCAAACTTAGTTGGAATGACTCTAAAACATCGATCCAGCCCTAATGATGATTCATATTCATTTGACGAGTCGCAAGATATATTCTCCCTGGTGACCAAGCATGAAGTGCTCAAGTACGGCGCGCACGGGCTAGTTGATGTGATCGGAATTGACTTGTCGCTGAACCGCTTAACCGGTGGAATTCCAAATGAAATAACTTCTCTAAGTATACTGTCAAATTTAAACTTATCATGGAATCATTTGAGTGGAAACATTCCAGATAATATTGGATCTATGAAATTGATGGAATCACTAGACCTATCGAGGAACAACTTTTCAGGTGAAATCCCACCAAGCTTGTCAGATTTGACATATTTAAGTTACCTGGATCTGTCGTATAACAATCTCAGCGGAATGATCCCATCAGGTCGTCAACTTGACACCCTTTATACCGAAAACCCTTCCATGTACAGCGGAAACAATGATCTTTGTGGTCCCCCTCTCCTAAGGAACTGCTCAGAGAAAAGAGCATCAGAGCATGGCAATCAACAAGAAACTAAAAAGGATCCTGATTTTGTGATCTTTTACTATGGACTGGAGTCAGGGTTTGTGGTTGCCTTTTGGGTCGTTTTCTGTGCTCTACTATTCAAGAAGGCCTGGAGGGTTGCCTATTTCAGTTTCGTTGACTTGCTGTATGACAAATTAAATATGTTTGTGGTTGTCATTTGTTGTATATATATAGCTAGGAGGAAGACCAAGAATTAA
- the LOC120644687 gene encoding LRR receptor-like serine/threonine-protein kinase GSO1 produces the protein MNRSSAARFLLLIAATCSSFLIAHSRKQPVLASDHNASEACVPHERNALLAFKHGITNDSTNLLASWRAGQDCCRWTGITCDSQTGHVVKLDLNGAYSFYPPLVGQISSSLLSLEYLEYLDLSSNSLEGTNGSVPEFLGYMNNLRHLDLSYIPFSGRFPTLLSNLTNLEYLDLSTSFLGTVPLYLGNLSKLRYLDLSWMQNVQATDISWISHMHTLEYIDMSNITLSTITDLPVVANMIPTLKHIILINCLLPSANQSITHPNLTKLEDLDLSGNYFGHPIASCWFWNLKGLKSLRLDETYLYGPFPDALGEMVSLQHLDFSYNGKAATMTVDLKNLCELESLYLDKSLSSGNITEFVEKLPQCASSKLSALSSPSNNMTGVFPNTMEHLTSLITLILTNNSISGAIPPGIRNCTSLEYLHFSSNRLSGQIPLLPRSIRILDVPTNFLSGHLPLEFGFPNLKNLIISFNYITGQVPPSVCESPNMAFLDLSNNLFEGELPHCSHMPNLRFLLVSNNSFSGKFPSWLQHFS, from the coding sequence ATGAATCGCTCATCAGCTGCAAGGTTCCTGTTGCTCATCGCCGCCACCTGCAGCTCCTTCCTCATCGCCCATTCTCGGAAGCAGCCTGTGCTGGCCAGTGACCACAATGCTAGTGAGGCGTGCGTTCCTCATGAGAGGAACGCGTTGCTGGCCTTCAAGCATGGCATCACCAACGACAGCACAAACCTCCTCGCCTCATGGAGAGCAGGACAAGATTGCTGCCGGTGGACAGGCATCACCTGTGACAGCCAAACCGGCCACGTCGTGAAGCTGGATCTCAACGGGGCCTACTCCTTTTACCCACCTCTGGTCGGCCAGATAAGTTCGTCCTTGCTTTCTCTGGAATATTTGGAGTACCTCGACCTCAGCTCAAACAGCCTGGAGGGAACTAATGGCAGTGTGCCAGAGTTCTTGGGTTATATGAACAACTTGAGACATCTTGATCTCTCCTACATTCCTTTCTCTGGTAGATTTCCAACCCTGCTCAGCAACCTGACCAACTTGGAATATCTTGACCTCTCCACATCATTTTTGGGTACTGTGCCTCTTTATCTCGGCAACCTTTCGAAATTGCGCTATCTTGATCTTAGTTGGATGCAAAATGTGCAAGCAACAGATATCTCATGGATAAGTCATATGCATACGTTGGAGTATATCGACATGAGCAATATAACTCTCAGCACAATAACTGATTTGCCTGTTGTGGCGAATATGATTCCAACTCTGAAGCACATCATTCTAATAAACTGTTTACTTCCAAGTGCAAACCAGTCGATCACACATCCAAATCTTACCAAACTTGAGGATCTAGACCTCTCAGGGAACTACTTTGGTCATCCAATTGCCTCATGCTGGTTTTGGAATTTAAAAGGCCTCAAGTCACTCCGCCTAGACGAAACCTATCTTTATGGTCCCTTCCCTGATGCACTAGGAGAAATGGTGTCGCTCCAACACTTAGATTTTTCCTATAATGGAAAAGCAGCCACAATGACAGTGGACTTGAAAAATCTATGTGAACTCGAAAGCTTATACCTTGACAAGAGTCTATCTTCCGGTAATATAACAGAGTTTGTAGAGAAGTTACCACAGTGTGCCTCTAGCAAATTGTCTGCCTTGAGTTCACCAAGCAATAATATGACTGGAGTATTTCCAAATACTATGGAGCACCTAACCAGCTTAATTACCCTTATCCTCACTAACAACAGTATTAGTGGAGCTATACCCCCAGGGATTCGAAACTGTACTAGTTTGGAGTACTTACATTTCAGTTCCAATCGACTCAGTGGCCAGATACCATTACTGCCCAGAAGCATCAGGATACTGGATGTCCCCACGAACTTCTTGTCAGGGCATTTACCGCTGGAATTTGGATTTCCAAATCTTAAAAATCTAATCATATCTTTCAACTACATTACTGGTCAAGTTCCGCCATCTGTTTGTGAGTCACCAAACATGGCATTCCTAGATTTATCAAACAATCTTTTTGAGGGAGAACTGCCTCACTGTTCTCATATGCCAAACTTACGTTTCCTTCTCGTAAGTAATAATAGCTTTTCAGGAAAGTTCCCCTCATGGCTCCAACACTTCTCATAA
- the LOC120644688 gene encoding long chain acyl-CoA synthetase 2-like → MAEMFTVKVGEATPAAGGRPAAGPVYRSVYAKDGLMELPPDVQSPWDFFSGAVKKYPKNRMLGQRQVTDGKAGEYVWQTYEEVYQKVMRIGTAIRSLDVNPGAHCGIYGSNCPEWVMAMQACNSQGICYVPLYDTLGANAVEFIMDHAEISIAFVQESKIKSILAVVPKCTAHLRAIVSFGYFTTEMKKEAEKFGVSCFSWEEFSSMEKQNYEYPKKQKDDICTIMYTSGTTGDPKGVIITNRAIIAGVMTTEHLLKETDKVITEEDSYFSYLPLAHIFDQVIENYCISKGASIGFWQGDIRYLMEDVQVMKPTIFCGVPRVYDRIYTGINLKIQSGGMLAKHLFQYAYNYKLANMRKGLKQHEASPFFDKIVFSKIKEGLGGRIRLMIAGAAPLPGQIEEFMRVTSCSVFVQGYGLTESCAGCFTSIANVFSMIGTVGPPVTTIEARLESVPEMGYDALSETPRGEICLRGHTLFSGYYKRPSLTEEVFSDGWFHTGDIGEWQPNGAMKIIDRKKNIFKLSQGEYVAVEVVESAYMQSPLVASVWVYGNSFESFLVAVVVPERQALEEWVATNKKAGDFAELCNDPKARGYIQDELNKTGKKLGLRGFEMLKAVHLEPVPFSIEKDLITPTFKLKRPQLLKYYKKCIDQMYKDAKDGRTAL, encoded by the exons ATGGCGGAGATGTTCACCGTGAAGGTGGGGGaggcgacgccggccgccggcggcaggccggcggccgggcccGTCTACCGGAGCGTGTACGCCAAGGACGGCCTCATGGAGCTGCCGCCGGACGTCCAGTCCCCCTGGGACTTCTTCAG TGGAGCAGTCAAGAAGTACCCCAAGAACAGGATGCTCGGCCAGCGTCAAGTCACAGATGGCAAG GCCGGTGAGTATGTGTGGCAAACGTATGAGGAAGTGTACCAGAAGGTCATGAGGATTGGAACAGCAATCAGAAGCCTCGATGTGAACCCG GGGGCTCACTGTGGCATATATGGTTCCAACTGTCCAGAATGGGTTATGGCCATGCAG GCATGCAACAGTCAAGGAATATGTTATGTCCCACTGTATGACACCCTCG GAGCAAATGCTGTTGAATTCATCATGGACCATGCTGAGATATCCATTGCTTTTGTCCAGGAGAGCAAGATCAAATCA ATACTAGCCGTAGTCCCTAAGTGCACAGCACACCTTAGAG CGATTGTTAGTTTTGGATATTTTACAACTGAGATGAAAAAGGAAGCTGAGAAATTTGGTGTATCTTGCTTTTCTTGGGAAGAATTTTCTTCAATG GAAAAACAAAACTACGAATATCCCAAGAAACAAAAGGATGATATTTGTACAATCATGTATACCAGTGGAACAACTGGAGATCCCAAAGGTGTGATAATCACAAACAGGGCTATCATTGCTGGTGTCATGACCACGGAACACCTACTCAAAGAGACAGATAAAGTG ATCACTGAAGAGGATTCGTATTTCTCCTACCTTCCATTAGCACACATATTTGATCAAGTAATTGAGAACTACTGTATCTCTAAAGGAGCTTCCATTGGATTCTGGCAAGGG GACATTAGGTATCTGATGGAGGATGTGCAAGTGATGAAACCGACAATATTTTGTGGTGTTCCTCGTGTTTATGATCGTATATACACAG GTATAAATCTGAAAATTCAGTCTGGAGGGATGTTGGCCAAACACCTTTTTCAGTATGCCTACAACTA CAAACTTGCCAATATGAGGAAAGGGCTGAAGCAGCATGAAGCATCACCATTTTTCGACAAGATAGTTTTCAGCAAA ATAAAGGAGGGGCTTGGAGGACGTATCCGTCTCATGATAGCAGGGGCAGCACCTTTGCCAGGGCAAATCGAAGAGTTCATGCGGGTAACCAGCTGCAGCGTCTTTGTACAAGGATATG GGCTCACTGAGAGTTGTGCGGGATGCTTCACATCAATCGCCAATGTTTTCTCAATGATTGGAACAGTTGGCCCTCCTGTAACGACGATCGAAGCGCGACTAGAGTCTGTCCCTGAAATGGGCTATGATGCTCTGTCAGAAACGCCCCGGGGTGAGATCTGCTTGAGGGGTCATACCTTGTTCTCTGGGTACTACAAGCGCCCTAGCCTCACTGAAGAAGTGTTCTCAGATGGCTGGTTCCATACAG GTGATATTGGAGAGTGGCAACCCAATGGCGCGATGAAGATCATTGACAGGAAGAAGAACATCTTCAAGTTATCCCAGGGAGAGTATGTAGCAGTTGAGGTCGTGGAAAGTGCATACATGCAGTCCCCTCTTGTGGCTTCG GTTTGGGTATATGGGAACAGCTTTGAGTCATTTCTTGTTGCTGTGGTTGTCCCTGAGAGGCAAGCTCTTGAGGAATGGGTAGCAACCAACAAGAAGGCTGGTGATTTTGCAGAGCTGTGTAATGATCCAAAAGCAAGGGGTTACATTCAGGATGAGCTGAACAAAACTGGCAAGAAACTCGGG TTGAGAGGCTTTGAGATGCTGAAGGCAGTTCACCTGGAGCCGGTACCATTCAGCATAGAGAAGGATCTGATCACTCCAACTTTTAAGCTTAAGAGACCCCAGCTGctcaaatattacaag AAATGCATTGATCAGATGTACAAGGATGCCAAGGACGGGAGAACTGCACTGTGA